Below is a window of Atribacterota bacterium DNA.
CACCCTTAGATCGGGATGGAATATATCCTTTATGCGGTTGATATTCAAGAAAAACATGATTCATTATTCCTTTGCCCTTTGTCAGAGTAAGAAGTTCATTGCGAAAACCAATCAATCCTCTTGCAGGAATTTGGAATTCAAGTCTAAGTTGGTCAGAAGAAAAATCCTGCATATTTACAAGCTCTGCTTTACGTATACCACAAACACGCATTACTGTACTTAAATATTCCTTTGGTATATCACAAGTCATTAGTTCTATAGGTTCATATTTTTTATTGTCAATATTCCGAAAGATTACTCTTGGTTTTGAAACCTGAAATTCATATCCTTCTCGGCGCATTTTTTCAATAAGTATAGAAAGATGCAACTCACCTCTTCCGGATACCCGAAAAGTATCCATTGTGTCAGTCTCTTCGACTTTCAGGCTCACATTAGTATCAATTTCTTTAAAAAGCCGTTCTCTTAGATGTCTGGAAGTAACAAAACTACCTTCCCTTCCGGCAAAAGGACTGTCATTAACTTTAAAATCAATAGTCAGAGTAGGCTCATCAATAATAATATTTGAGAGTGCTTCCGGATTATCAGGTGCTGCAATTGTTTCACCAATATTTGCATCTTCAATTCCTGCCAGTGCTACGATTTCTCCGGAAAAAACATGTTTTGATTCAATTTTATCTAAACCTTCAAAGGTAAAGAGCTTTACCACTTTCCCTTTGACAAGTCTACTATCCCTTTTTATAAGGGTTACGTTTTGTCCCTGTTCTATTTTTCCCCGCACTACTAAGCCAATGGCTATTTTCCCTACATAATCATCGTAATCCAGATTAGTAATAAGCATCTGAAGATTACTTTTGTTGTCTATTACTGGAGAAGGAACTTTTTTCACAATAGTTGAAAACAGTGCTTCCAGGTTGTTTTCCATGCGATCTGGTGAAAAACCTGCAGAACCTAATTGTGCTGATGTATAAACTACCGGAAAGTTGATTTGTTCATCATTAGCGCCTAACTCAATAAATAAATCATATATTTCATTCAAAACTTCTTCTGGCCGGACATTAGCCCGATCTACTTTATTGATTATGACAATGGGAACAATATTTAATTCCATGGATTTTCGTAATACAAATCGTGTCTGGGGCATTGGTCCTTCAAAGGCATCGACAATCAAAAGAACACCATTTAC
It encodes the following:
- the typA gene encoding translational GTPase TypA; this translates as MKYKDLRNIALIAHVDHGKTTLVDAMLKQSGTFRENQKVKERIMDSNDMEQERGITIFSKNASVHWNDVKINIVDTPGHADFGGEVERILRMVNGVLLIVDAFEGPMPQTRFVLRKSMELNIVPIVIINKVDRANVRPEEVLNEIYDLFIELGANDEQINFPVVYTSAQLGSAGFSPDRMENNLEALFSTIVKKVPSPVIDNKSNLQMLITNLDYDDYVGKIAIGLVVRGKIEQGQNVTLIKRDSRLVKGKVVKLFTFEGLDKIESKHVFSGEIVALAGIEDANIGETIAAPDNPEALSNIIIDEPTLTIDFKVNDSPFAGREGSFVTSRHLRERLFKEIDTNVSLKVEETDTMDTFRVSGRGELHLSILIEKMRREGYEFQVSKPRVIFRNIDNKKYEPIELMTCDIPKEYLSTVMRVCGIRKAELVNMQDFSSDQLRLEFQIPARGLIGFRNELLTLTKGKGIMNHVFLEYQPHKGYIPSRSKGVLIAFEDGISSTYGLYNAQGRGNLFIGPTTKVYQGMIVGENKRDNDLEVNVNKKKHVTNMRASGSDDALRLEKPKDFTLEQALEFIQDDELIEITPISIRLRKKILDHNSRYQYRKNLA